From Saccopteryx leptura isolate mSacLep1 chromosome 3, mSacLep1_pri_phased_curated, whole genome shotgun sequence, one genomic window encodes:
- the LOC136398486 gene encoding large ribosomal subunit protein eL39-like has protein sequence MSFHKTFSIKRFQTKKEKQKHSIPQWIRMKNEGRNVRYNCKRRNWRRTKLGLEEIAHEMAHILMLNPNCLHLIRSLEISLLSG, from the exons ATGTCGTTTCACAAGACTTTCAGCATCAAGAGGTTCCAGaccaagaaagaaaagcagaaacattCTATTCCTCAATGGATTCggatgaaaaat gaagggagaaatgtcAGGTACAACTGCAAGAGAAGAAATtggagaagaacaaagttgggtcTAGAGGAAATTGCACATGAGATGGCACACATATTAATGCTGAATCCAAATTGCTTGCATCTGATCAGATCCCTGGAAATATCACTATTGTCTGGATAG